One part of the Haliotis asinina isolate JCU_RB_2024 chromosome 2, JCU_Hal_asi_v2, whole genome shotgun sequence genome encodes these proteins:
- the LOC137271974 gene encoding E3 ubiquitin-protein ligase RNF149-like: MKSCCNGMDNGFRTVPETIKYPIWLRKTSLFFKMTMVMLILSPFLETTLAETQYKVYFNISYKQETTNDTLWYESDKGRFVDGVTSTMSQHVSGVVVHVKSVGCDDYSMAVPDVKWVALVAHGQCPMSGTRTTAEEYNASAIVVYGSGPAWKDMHFVEHGDERIIAISVPEGDGAHIAALADKGLTVMMYIAVNPIRSNDAVNNSNSVNDNNSVNNNEYTFNKTYVSVSFAVIILLAIIAAVCLFKSKVQHPPRVYFERTADWEAIPERERMRIMN, from the exons ATGAAGAGTTGTTGTAACGGAATGGACAATGGTTTTAGAACTGTCCCAGAAACAATCAAATATCCAATATGGCTACGAAAGACAAGTCTCTTCTTCAAGATGACAATGGTGATGCTGATACTATCGCCGTTTCTAGAGACGACGCTGGCAGAGACACAGTACAAGGTGTATTTCAATATATCTTACAAACAGGAGACAACCAATGACACGCTATGGTATGAAAGCGACAAGGGAAGATTTGTAGATGGTGTTACGTCGACAATGTCGCAACATGTGAGTGGTGTTGTCGTCCACGTTAAATCTGTCGGCTGTGATGATTACAGTATGGCAGTACCAGACGTGAAGTGGGTGGCCTTGGTCGCCCATGGCCAGTGCCCCATGTCAGGGACGAGAACCACGGCTGAAGAATACAATGCCTCCGCCATTGTCGTCTATGGTAGTGGTCCTGCTTGGAAGGATATGCATTTCGTGGAACATGGTG ATGAAAGAATTATTGCAATATCTGTTCCTGAGGGCGATGGTGCCCACATCGCCGCCCTGGCTGACAAAGGGCTTACCGTTATGATGTACATCGCTGTGAACCCAATAAGAAGCAATGACGCAGTCAATAACAGTAATTCTGTCAATGACAACAATTCTGTCAATAACAACGAATACACCTTCAACAAGACGTACGTGTCAGTCTCCTTCGCCGTTATCATCCTTCTGGCCATCATTGCTGCTGTGTGTCTGTTCAAGTCCAAGGTTCAGCATCCGCCACGTGTATACTTTGAGAGGACTGCCGACTGGGAGGCAATACCTGAACGAGAACGCATGCGAATAATGAATTAG